The window TTTATCGTTTGTCGAAGCTGCTGATGCCGGGAGCTTTGCTGCCGCGTCCCGTCAGCTAAAAATAAGCCCGGCGGCAGTGAGCAAAAATATCGCCAATCTTGAGAAGGTTCTTGGGGTGCGCCTAATGAACAGGACAACAAGAAGGTTGGCATTAACAAAAGAAGGAACCGTATTTCTTGAGCAAGCCCGCATTGCGTTGGGTGCGTTAGAGAACGCCGTTGATATGATCGTCACCGAAAAGCTGGAACAGCGCGGTCATGTAAAAATTTCAACGAGCGCAGCGTTTGGCGCTGAATTTATCGTGCCTGAGCTTCCAGCATTAATGAATCAATATTCTAATTTGACGGTAGAAGTAGATTTTGATGATAGGGTGACGGACTTAGTCAATGATGGATATGACATCGTTATTCGAGGCGGTCGAATTATTGATTCTTCACTGATATCAAGACCTATTTGCCAAATGAATACCATTCTTGTTGCCTCCCCCGATTATCTTAATAGATATGGCATCCCTAACACTCCCGCTGAACTTAAAAACCACGTGCTGATTGCGAGAAAATTCCTTAGTGGCCGCCTATCTCCCTGGGGATTTAAAGCAAAAGATAATAGCATGAGTTTTATTGAACCCACCGGCGCAAAAATTACGCTCTCCGAGCCAGCATCATTAGCACGATTAGCCGCGTTAGGATCAGGTATTGCTCAGGTAGGTGTTCACAATGCCATACCATATTTAGCGGCGGGAAAGCTGAAAATTGTGCTATTTGACCAACATGATGCAGGCAGCTACGAGATGGTCATTCAGTATCCGCACCGGGCATGGATTGCCCCACGAGTGCAAATCACCGTTGAATATTTATTGGGTCAGCTTAAAAACAATAAAACCTTAAATGTACCTCTCACATCTCTGTCTCAATATTGCGTCGGCAATTCTCGCGATGACGCTTCGTAAGCACACCAGCAGCGCTGGCCATCTCATAAAAATATTTATGCCCCCTCGAAAATAGCTTTGTTAGCCGCGAACCACCGAAACCGCTACTCTGCGTGTATGGCATGGAATCAATGCACGTAGTGGAAACAACATCATGGCGATTAACTCAAACCACCCGAATTTAAGGAAGAGTAGTATGGGATTAAAATTACACCATCTTAATGATTCACGGTCTGTTCGTATCCTCTGGTTGCTTGAGGAAGCGGGGATACCTTATGAGCTTGTCAGATATCAGCGGGATGAAAAAACGCATCTGGCACCAGCCTCATTGAGAGCGATACATCCGTTAGGTAAATCACCGTTGATTGAAGAAGATGGAAAAATCATCGCTGAATCCGGCGCTATCGTTGAATACCTGATCAATCGCCATGCAAAACACCTGGCCCCGGATGCAAGCGCGGCCGAATACATTGACTACCTTCAGTGGATACACTTTGCAGAAAGCTCCGCCATGCTTCCGGTTTTATTGAAGATCTTTGGCGAGTTTGAAAAAAATACGGGCACCACACTGAATTTCCTCGAAGATTACGCTGACAACGAATTCGAGAAAGTCTTTTCATTCTTAGACGATTCGCTATCTTCACGGGAATTTATCGTGGGCGATAAGCTGAGCGGCGCAGATATTATGCTGGGCTTTGTTATTAACACCGTCGTGGAGAGACTCGTTCCCGGCGAGCGCTTCCCGAATATTCAGCGCTACTCCCAGCGCCTGAAAAATCTGCCTAGCTGGCAAAACGTGCAGGATATTGAAGCAAACGCAGAATAAGGAACAAGCGCGAGGCATCACGCCTATGTCGAACAAACATGCGAACCGCTTCGCGCACTCGAACAATAGTGGAAAAATCAGATTCGCATCCCTGCCTCAGTCTGGTAACGTCGCGTTGACGTCAAATAACGGCTATCAATGGTAAGATAGCGCATTCGCGGGTGATGTTTTTCATCTGCCAGCCAGTATACTTCTGGCATTCAATTTCAATGCTCAGGTGGCTAACCATCAGCAAGGTTGACCATCCAACCCTGCGCCATCACCTGAACAAACAAAAGCGTTAAGACTGAGTAAAATCACTATGAAAGATTCTACCGACAAGGACTTCACCGCCCACACGCCCATGATGCAGCAGTACTTTAGGTTAAAGGCTGAGCATCCGGAAATCCTGCTGTTTTACCGCATGGGTGATTTCTACGAACTGTTCTATGACGATGCCAAGCGGGCTTCCCAACTGCTGGACATTTCGCTGACGAAGCGCGGCGCCTCCGCTGGGGAGCCGATACCGATGGCGGGCGTCCCTCATCACGCTGTTGAAAACTACCTTGCCAGACTGGTGCAGATGGGCGAATCCGTCGCTATCTGTGAACAGATCGGCGATCCGGCCACCAGCAAAGGCCCGGTAGAACGTAAAGTCGTACGTATCGTCACGCCGGGAACCATCAGCGACGAGGCACTCTTGCAGGAAAAGCAGGATAACCTGCTGGCAGCGATCTGGCAGGATAGTCGTGGATTCGGCTATGCCACTCTGGATATCAGCTCAGGGCGCTTTCGTGTGAGCGAGCCGACCGATCGGGAAACCATGGCGGCCGAACTACAGCGCACCAACCCGGCGGAGTTACTCTACCCGGAATCCTTTGAGTCCATGGATTTGATCGAGAACCGCCACGGACTACGCCGTCGTCCTCTGTGGGAGTTTGAG is drawn from Pectobacterium aroidearum and contains these coding sequences:
- a CDS encoding LysR substrate-binding domain-containing protein is translated as MELSQHIRAILSFVEAADAGSFAAASRQLKISPAAVSKNIANLEKVLGVRLMNRTTRRLALTKEGTVFLEQARIALGALENAVDMIVTEKLEQRGHVKISTSAAFGAEFIVPELPALMNQYSNLTVEVDFDDRVTDLVNDGYDIVIRGGRIIDSSLISRPICQMNTILVASPDYLNRYGIPNTPAELKNHVLIARKFLSGRLSPWGFKAKDNSMSFIEPTGAKITLSEPASLARLAALGSGIAQVGVHNAIPYLAAGKLKIVLFDQHDAGSYEMVIQYPHRAWIAPRVQITVEYLLGQLKNNKTLNVPLTSLSQYCVGNSRDDAS
- a CDS encoding glutathione S-transferase, yielding MGLKLHHLNDSRSVRILWLLEEAGIPYELVRYQRDEKTHLAPASLRAIHPLGKSPLIEEDGKIIAESGAIVEYLINRHAKHLAPDASAAEYIDYLQWIHFAESSAMLPVLLKIFGEFEKNTGTTLNFLEDYADNEFEKVFSFLDDSLSSREFIVGDKLSGADIMLGFVINTVVERLVPGERFPNIQRYSQRLKNLPSWQNVQDIEANAE